TGGGCATATTGCCCAGCGGGGACGCTCGCCCCTTCTCCCACCATAATTTTTTTAACTTGGGGGGACGTTAATTGCTGAAACTCCGTCAAAGACACCTGAGACTCCTCAGGTACAATCAGGGCCAGTTGGTTCGTGACGATGGATCGATGGGAGTTCTGGATAATGAGTTGCTGCTCTAACAGACTGTTTATGGGCTTAGGTGCAGCAGAGAAGAACACATCCACAGGTGCCCCTTGCTCTATTTGACGTTGCAAGACCCCCGAGGCCGCAAAATTAAAGGTCAGATCAATCTGGGGATAGGCCTTCTCAAATTCCGGCTCTATAGCTTGCAAAACAGTTTGTAGACTGGAAGCCGCAGATACCGTAAGCTGGCGGGTTTGAGGGGCAAACTGGCATCCCCCCAGGATCAAAGCCACTAAGCTGATCATCCGTTTTGGGACTGAAAAATTCATCATGCTGCGGCCATAAAGGAAGATGCCTTCATCCTAGAGGCAAAAAGACCTGTGTAAATCCCAGGAGAAAACAGTGATTTTTCTCTGAGAGAATTCATTATAAATACCGAAGCGTAAGGCTTTGAGATGGGGCAAATTTGTGTATACACACACATTTTTGCTCGGATCACACACATGTATAATCCCTCCTTGACAGAAGAAAACCGTAATCAGGTTAGCCCCGTAATCGCTCCTCGCAAAAATACATCTCTGTATAACTGGTTAGAAGAGAATGGTCGTTTCCGCCAAAATGATGAATCTGATTTCGACTGGTCTACCGATGACGAAGAACTGCTTTCAGAATATTCCAACAACAACAGCAACAGTAACAACGACGAGAGTTATACGCCAATGGCTGCGTAAAATCATTGTTTTTTCTTGAGGGATATTGACAATATCTATCTTGGTTTGTTGGATCCAATCAATTGATCTTGCCCGATGTATTTTGCATAGAATTGACGCGATCTAACAGACTTAATAGCAGTTGATCCATCACCTGGGAAGCATTGAGTTGCAAGGTAGCTTCACGATTGGAGTACCATTGCCACTTTTGATACTCATGGGGATCGAGGCAAAGCTGTTGCTTTTCAGAAGCGGTCAGCGTGACTACATAGGTGAGATTGAGGCTATGCAAGCCCCGATCCTGTGGGGATTGCTGCCGATGGGCAAAACAAGTGGAATAGACTCCCATAAAGTGGAATCGGTCTGTTGCGATCGCAAGTCCAGCTTCTTCCCTCGCTTTCCGCTGGGCAGACTGTAAGGGGGACTCTCCGGCGATCATGCGTCCGCCAATGACCCACCAAGATTTTTGGGGATAGGTACGGCGTTTAGCCAACAACACCTGTTGTTGATGGCTAAAAACTAAATCAACGCAAGTAATGACCAGATGATCTAGAGCTTGACTAAAGACCTCTGTCGGTAATCTGGCATCCAGCCCCATTTGATAAGTGCGGTCTGGCTCATGATAATGGGGCACTTCAGAACTCTGGTCTGAAGGATTAGATTTCTTTGGTGAGAACATTGGAGGGGGTTCAATTAGCTGATCGGAGATGATTTGAAGGCTGCGATCGCAATGCATCCCCACCCGACTAAAAAGGCAACGCCACCCAGCGGAGTAATGGGACCAAACCACTTAATCTCAGATAGACTCAATCCATATAGGCTGCCGGAGAATAAAACGATGCCGGCAATAAAGGCATAGCCTGCAAGGGTCAGTAGCCCCTCTCCTCCCTCTGCGCGACTCAACAGCAGGGATACCAGGATCAGGGCGAGAGCATGGTACATCTGGTACTTGGTGCCTGTCTCAAAAATTTGTTGCGACTTTTCGCTGAGTTGAGCCTTGAGGGCATGAGAAGCAAAGGCCCCTGCCGCCACAGAAAGGCCACCGAAAATTGAACCAGCCATGAGGAAAAGTCGGAACATCGAAGGATTACTCACGAATTGAACTGATCGATTATTGCCTATTGAGCATAAAATTACTCTTCTCAAACATTGAGGTTGTTTGATCTGGGATCAATGGTTCTAAAGTTTAAGGTTGAAATCCTCTGATTTCCGGGTTTCTGAGTCAGAAGTGAGCTTAAGCACTCCTGGGCGTGACCATCATCATAGTGTCGCTTTTTCGAGCTTGGTAGCGTAATCCTAACGAAAAAGCCAACTATATCTGAGGAATGGGGTATGACTCGAATTTTTATCAGTCACAACTGGGGTGATAAAACGATTGCCGACAAAATTGCCAGCAATTGTAAATTCAAAATTTTGGCAAGCTAGGTTGTAGTCGTTGAGGATGTATTCATACACTTGCAGAGCCCCAGACGATGAATGAAGGTGTTCTAAATTTCCCTCTCTTACTGCACTGGCTACATCAGCTCATTGAGCACCTCGATGATCCACGTCAACCCAGTAATGGCACCAAATTTAGTCTCAAAGATATTGTATTAGGCGCATTTGCTGTCTTCTTTATGCAATGTCCTTCGTTTCTGGAGTACCAACGCCATGTTCATAGTCGTCATGGTCGTGACAACGCCCAAGCCCTCTTTGAGTTAACAGAACTCCCCACGAGCAACCAAATCAAGAATGTTTTGGACTTGATCGCATTTCGTCTTCTGTTTCCCATTTTTTATCAAATTTATAGCGTTCTCCTACGACGAGGTTATCTAGAGCAATATAAGGTTCTAGGTGGACACCTGTTGGTAGGGCTAGACGGCAGCGAGTATTTTTCCTCAAACCGGATTTGTTGCGATCAGTGTTCTACCAAAACCCATCGGGATGGGAGTGTCACCTATACGCACACCGCCGTGTTGCCCGTCCTCGTTTGTCCGGAAATTGAACATGTCATTTCTCTGGCCCCAGAGTTCATTCGTCCTCAAGATGGTGCGGAGAAACAGGATAGTGAAACCGCTGCGGCCAAACGGTGGATCAAGGGGCATGCTCAAGGGTTTGACGGAGCCAAGATTACGGTTCTTGGCGATGACCTCTATAGCCGTCAACCGATGGTGGAGACTTGTTTAGAGGATGAGTTGAACTTCATTTTTGTCTGTTTGCCCTCCTCCCATCCAGAGCTATATGAATGGGTAGAGTATTTAGAAGGTATTGGAGATGTTGAGCATCTAGAGACTCGGGGCTGGAACGGTCGCTATCATGAAATTTGTCAGTATCGCTATTACAATCGCATCCCCCTGCGTGAGGAGCTACCAGCAGTGATGGTCAACTGGTGCGAAGTCTCTGTTACTCGTGCTGCTGATGGAAAGACTATGTATCACAACGCGTTCATTACTCACCATTTCATCAATGACCAAAGTGTGGCCGAGATTGTCAGTGCTGGACGTGCCCGATGGAAAGCGGAGAATGAAGGACACAATGTCCTCAAAACCAAGGGCTATCACTTAGAACATAATTTTGGTCATGGTCAGAAGAACCTTGCTGCTGTGCTATTGGTACTCAACCTGTTGGCATTCTTATTTCATACCGTCTTGCACTTGGTGGACTCCACTTATCAACGCATGCGAAAGCAACGGGGAACCCGACAAGGCTTTTTTCACGATATTCAGACTTTGACCAAATACTTGCTCTTTGAGAGTTGGGAGCATTTGCTCCAGTTTATGTTGGATGATCCAGAGCCTCGAATAGCAGCCGATACCTCATGAAATATTGAATTTACAATTGCTGCAAAATTGCCCAGGATCTGAAAGGTGCTTGTGATATTTGGTATGACCTCCAACAAACGAGACCAGGGGACGACATCTCTGAGGATGTCAAGCAAGGCATTCAGGCATCAGATATTGTCTTTGTGGTTTGGTCTCAGAATGCTGCCCAATCAAAATGGGTCAATAAAGAGATGAGCCAAGCCATGCTCTTACGGAAAACGATTATTGGAATTTTGGTGGATGATACGCCTTGGTATTCCTATTTGCAGAATTTGAATATTCCTGCCCAAGATTGGCGCCAAAATTACCAAAATTTATTTATGCGGCTGAATATTGTGTTGTTGAGCCAGCAACATCAAGTATTGAAATGTAAGGGGGAGGAGTGGTCCATTCTCAATACGTTACTGACACAGATGCATGATTTGGATGGGGTGACCCAGTATCTAAATGCCTATCGCCGGCAAAACAATGTCTCTGGAGATAAGGCCTATTGGATTCAGCGTATTCTAGACGTTTGTAATGAGTCTTATGCTCAGGGTAAGCAAGTATTAGACCAACTGCAGGGTGGGATGGCTTATGCCCAAGAGCTGGTGGATCGGATTGAGCAATCGTTGCATGACCAATATCAGCTACAAGAGATTCTGGCAGAAATTGAGGTAAATGAGCATCACTCTCCGATGATTTTGGGAGCCTTGAAGACTAAGGTGAAACATATGTTGGCTTCTTTTGACCCCTCAGAGCAACCATCGTCTTTAGCCATTAAGACGGTTCCGTCTGAGTTGTCTGTAGAAGCAGAGGAAACACCCGACGAGTCTGGAGGATCGGTCTGGTTACAGGTGGGTAAATATGCGGCGATGGGTCTTGCTGCCTATGGTATTTGCAAGATGGTGCAAGGCGCTTCTAATACGGGTGGCAGTGGTGGCGCTTGGGAAGATCAAGTTGCCCGATCCTTGAATAGTATGGGGCATTCATCGCCTTTCTAGGGGGGATCTAGTTTGGTTAGAATAATATTCTTTAGCTTTCTATGTTCCTATCGTTTATCCTGCTGCTTTCCCAGCTATGAGCGAATAGTATTGACCTCAGCTCCCTTATCTCAATCAGCGAAAGGGGGCTGAACGGTTTAATTTTTTTCGAGCTGTCTTGCAATTGGGTTGGTAGGGATGGACGAACATAGGATTTGTTTGACAAATCCTTAAGGTTTGATCGTGATTGCTAAGAGTAAAAAAACTAATACCTGTAGAATCTTGATTAACCTGTTCTATTTCCGTTCGCGCTAGATGCCTCAGCCCATTAAGGTTTTTATTTCTTATTCCCATCAGGATGAAGGCTTACGCAATGAATTGGTGGGTCATCTAAGTGGATTAGTACAGTATGAAAAATTGATTGAAATTTGGCATGATCGCAAAATTCCTGCAGGGTCAAATTGGGAACAAAACATAGACAGTCATTTGGAAGAAGCTGATATTATTCTTTTCCTGGTGAGTTCAGATTTTATCCGGTCCCCCTATTGCCAAGGCGTTGAAGTAAAACATGCTCTGAAATGCGATCAAGATAAGACAGTTCGCGCAATTCCCATTTTCGTACGTCCTAGCTTATATGAATCAACTCCCTTGCGGAGTCTTCAAGGATTACCGAGAAATGCTACCCCCGTTTCCTCGTCAGATCGGCAAACGCCAAGCTCTAGGGATGGTTTATGGCTAGAAGTTGTTCGTGAGATAGGTCAGATTGCCCGAGAGATTCAGGACCAAATCCTGTCAGCAAAAAGGGCACTCCTACGGGCAGATGGAATAGTAGCTTATGCACAAAAAGCTGAACTGTTTTATCAAGACGGCGATATTTCTCCGGGAGAGCAAGTAAATCTCGATTTTATTGCTGAGAACTATCAACTTTCTGCTCTAGATATTGATGAGATATGGGCAAAGATTAAGGCGGATTATAGCCAGCAACAACGTGCCCTTGAAACATATCGAGAAACGGTGCGAGCAGAAATAAAACATCGGGGTGGTTTGACTCCAGAGGCTCAATCGGTCCTAGGTGATTTAAGAGAGAACTTGGGTATTTCTGATGGTTTTGCTGGACAGATTGAACAAGAGGTTCTGGAAGAGCAGCAACGACTTGAAGAACAACGGCAGCGAGAGCTTGAACAAAGGCGTATAGAAGAGCATCAGCGACGAGAATTCGAACGAAAGCAATTAGAAGAACAACAGCTTGAACAAAAACGCCAGCACGAAGCAGAACAGCAGGCTGTACAAAAACGAAATATGGAGGAGCAAGTTCGCCAAGAACAAGCAACTAGACTAAAGGAGGAACAGGAGCAAAAACCACGGGAAGGAACAACCAATAAGGTTCATGAGTTTGTGTTGGGCAGTGGTGATATACAGCTCCAAACGTTCTCATTTAAAGTGGTCTTGTTGGATGACAAAGGTAAGGTCAAGCAGCGCACCACTCAATCAGCTCAATTCTTTATGGAAGCATTAGCACCTAGTGTGGACCTAGAAATGGTAGCTATTCCAACTGGATCATATCTGATGGGCTCTCTGCATAGTGAAGGTTCTAGTCGCGAGCGCCCACAACATCGGGTGCAAGTCCCATCATTTTGTTTGGGTAAGTATCCAGTTACCCAAGCACAGTGGCATTCTGTGGCTAAACTTGAGCAAGTCAAGATAAATTTAGATTCTGATCCTGCCCACTTTAAGGGAGACCAAAAACCTATTGAGCAAGTATCTTGGAATGAAGCAGTTGAATTTTGTGATCGTCTTTCTCGTAAAACAGGGAAAATATACCGTTTGCCCAGCGAAGCAGAGTGGGAATATGCTTGCCGAGCAGGAACAACTACTGAGTTTCATTTCGGGAATCAACTCACGCGTAAATACGCAAACTGTGACGTTAAAGAGGTTGCAACTTTAATTGCAAATTTGCTTAGAATATCGACCTCGGATGTTGGCAGTTTTAACGTTGCAAATAGCTTTGGTCTATTTGATATGCATGGCAATGTTGGGGAATGGTGTCTAGATACCTTTCAAGAAAGCT
The Acaryochloris marina S15 genome window above contains:
- the modA gene encoding molybdate ABC transporter substrate-binding protein, with product MMNFSVPKRMISLVALILGGCQFAPQTRQLTVSAASSLQTVLQAIEPEFEKAYPQIDLTFNFAASGVLQRQIEQGAPVDVFFSAAPKPINSLLEQQLIIQNSHRSIVTNQLALIVPEESQVSLTEFQQLTSPQVKKIMVGEGASVPAGQYAQEVFSTLELSQQIQTKLIFANSVHGVLAAVAGANVDAGVVYATDVRQSDRVKQVALAPAHSHSPIVYPIAIVAGSSQPQTAQSFIEFLSTPESKDRFTQAGFGLVPED
- a CDS encoding DUF3134 family protein; protein product: MYNPSLTEENRNQVSPVIAPRKNTSLYNWLEENGRFRQNDESDFDWSTDDEELLSEYSNNNSNSNNDESYTPMAA
- a CDS encoding NUDIX domain-containing protein, with translation MFSPKKSNPSDQSSEVPHYHEPDRTYQMGLDARLPTEVFSQALDHLVITCVDLVFSHQQQVLLAKRRTYPQKSWWVIGGRMIAGESPLQSAQRKAREEAGLAIATDRFHFMGVYSTCFAHRQQSPQDRGLHSLNLTYVVTLTASEKQQLCLDPHEYQKWQWYSNREATLQLNASQVMDQLLLSLLDRVNSMQNTSGKIN
- a CDS encoding DUF423 domain-containing protein → MFRLFLMAGSIFGGLSVAAGAFASHALKAQLSEKSQQIFETGTKYQMYHALALILVSLLLSRAEGGEGLLTLAGYAFIAGIVLFSGSLYGLSLSEIKWFGPITPLGGVAFLVGWGCIAIAAFKSSPIS
- a CDS encoding ISNCY family transposase → MNEGVLNFPLLLHWLHQLIEHLDDPRQPSNGTKFSLKDIVLGAFAVFFMQCPSFLEYQRHVHSRHGRDNAQALFELTELPTSNQIKNVLDLIAFRLLFPIFYQIYSVLLRRGYLEQYKVLGGHLLVGLDGSEYFSSNRICCDQCSTKTHRDGSVTYTHTAVLPVLVCPEIEHVISLAPEFIRPQDGAEKQDSETAAAKRWIKGHAQGFDGAKITVLGDDLYSRQPMVETCLEDELNFIFVCLPSSHPELYEWVEYLEGIGDVEHLETRGWNGRYHEICQYRYYNRIPLREELPAVMVNWCEVSVTRAADGKTMYHNAFITHHFINDQSVAEIVSAGRARWKAENEGHNVLKTKGYHLEHNFGHGQKNLAAVLLVLNLLAFLFHTVLHLVDSTYQRMRKQRGTRQGFFHDIQTLTKYLLFESWEHLLQFMLDDPEPRIAADTS
- a CDS encoding toll/interleukin-1 receptor domain-containing protein, giving the protein MWYDLQQTRPGDDISEDVKQGIQASDIVFVVWSQNAAQSKWVNKEMSQAMLLRKTIIGILVDDTPWYSYLQNLNIPAQDWRQNYQNLFMRLNIVLLSQQHQVLKCKGEEWSILNTLLTQMHDLDGVTQYLNAYRRQNNVSGDKAYWIQRILDVCNESYAQGKQVLDQLQGGMAYAQELVDRIEQSLHDQYQLQEILAEIEVNEHHSPMILGALKTKVKHMLASFDPSEQPSSLAIKTVPSELSVEAEETPDESGGSVWLQVGKYAAMGLAAYGICKMVQGASNTGGSGGAWEDQVARSLNSMGHSSPF
- a CDS encoding SUMF1/EgtB/PvdO family nonheme iron enzyme encodes the protein MPQPIKVFISYSHQDEGLRNELVGHLSGLVQYEKLIEIWHDRKIPAGSNWEQNIDSHLEEADIILFLVSSDFIRSPYCQGVEVKHALKCDQDKTVRAIPIFVRPSLYESTPLRSLQGLPRNATPVSSSDRQTPSSRDGLWLEVVREIGQIAREIQDQILSAKRALLRADGIVAYAQKAELFYQDGDISPGEQVNLDFIAENYQLSALDIDEIWAKIKADYSQQQRALETYRETVRAEIKHRGGLTPEAQSVLGDLRENLGISDGFAGQIEQEVLEEQQRLEEQRQRELEQRRIEEHQRREFERKQLEEQQLEQKRQHEAEQQAVQKRNMEEQVRQEQATRLKEEQEQKPREGTTNKVHEFVLGSGDIQLQTFSFKVVLLDDKGKVKQRTTQSAQFFMEALAPSVDLEMVAIPTGSYLMGSLHSEGSSRERPQHRVQVPSFCLGKYPVTQAQWHSVAKLEQVKINLDSDPAHFKGDQKPIEQVSWNEAVEFCDRLSRKTGKIYRLPSEAEWEYACRAGTTTEFHFGNQLTRKYANCDVKEVATLIANLLRISTSDVGSFNVANSFGLFDMHGNVGEWCLDTFQESYKSAPTNGSAWIIKNDNLSRRLRRGGSWAYNPRACRSASRRSDTPGFRDDTVGFRVVCSAPRSLQ